A genome region from Taeniopygia guttata chromosome 18, bTaeGut7.mat, whole genome shotgun sequence includes the following:
- the TSEN54 gene encoding tRNA-splicing endonuclease subunit Sen54 isoform X6, with product MGRGEAIPEAAVPAGAPHEGPERYRGTRGPEWALQSGAARGLCRPSARRCPRSTAEQPEARQAPRSPGGQKDSLPGGSARQAERLRRCCEEQWRLLCEERPERPGNLVKAEWKPEQGIVELKSPAGKFWHTMGFSERGKQCLLPEEALYLLECGSVQLFYRDVALSIQEAYETLLCQEAMSLSHYQVFSHLKQLGYIVLRFDPSTVPSPYERQLNLESHCKSSGKHHRKRRRSSSPWLHEKKHKVYEDLSEVEGTSSKDGDDYGDSIPMDEKPLSVQPKESDAGSAEGESMPVPLDTGQKDSLSSSSRQAEKREESSTGTHAPRWDFTTITFPNMASDQPCTHLPSPDSRLLPENVPGREVDAASWCTQINQKQEKLSRKERKQRERESRYKSSVNADQEVRRCSNWQEYKALLEQRRQQRVWKRPAHLWDQAVTPLLRPEEVTSPAVLLQQISVLQPSHILDGASRVSIPYLCGCVPLQAAGGPRGHEDRLQRVSSRRCVQV from the exons ATGGGGCGGGGGGAGGCAATACCGGAAGCCGCGGTACCGGCGGGAGCCCCCCATGAGGGGCCAGAGCGGTACCGGGGGACCCGCGGTCCGGAGTGGGCGCTGCAGTCCGGGGCTGCCCGGGGGCTCTGCCGTCCCTCAGCACGCCGCTGTCCCCGCAGCACGGCGGAGCAGCCCGAGGCTCGCCAGGCCCCGCGGAGCCCCGGCGGGCAGAAGGATTCACTCCCCGGCGGCTCGGCCCGGCAGGCCGAGAGGCTCCGGCGCTGCTGCGAGGAGCAGTGGCGGCTGCTCTGCGAGGAGCGCCCGGAGCGGCC GGGGAATCTGGTGAAGGCTGAGTGGAAACCGGAGCAGGGCATTGTGGAGCTGAAGTCCCCTGCG GGAAAGTTCTGGCACACCATGGGGTTCTCGGAACGAGGCAAACAATGTCTGCTGCCCGAGGAAGCTCTGTACCTGCTGGAGTGT ggctctgtccaGCTCTTTTACAGAGATGTGGCCCTGTCAATCCAGGAAGCCTACGAGACCCTGTTGTGCCAGGAGGCAATGAGCCTGTCACATTACCAG GTGTTCAGCCACTTGAAGCAACTGGGTTATATTGTACTGAGATTTGACCCCAG CACTGTCCCATCTCCCTACGAGAGGCAGCTGAATTTGGAAAGTCACTGCAAGAGCTCTGGGAAACACCATCGCAAGAGGAGGAGAAGTTCCAGCCCCTG GTTGCATGAGAAGAAACATAAAGTATATGAGGACCTTTCAGAAGTTGAAGGGACTTCCAGCAAAGATGGAGACGACTATGGAGACTCCATTCCCATGGATGAAAAGCCCTTGTCAGTGCAGCCAAAGGAATCAGATGCTGGCAGTGCAGAGGGGGAGTCAATGCCAGTTCCTCTTGATACAGGACAAAAGGACTCTCTGAGCTCCTccagcaggcaggcagagaagagagaggagagcagcaCTGGTACCCATGCACCTCGCTGGGATTTTACCACCATCACCTTTCCCAACATGGCCTCAGACCAGCCGTGCACACATCTGCCCTCCCCTGACAGCAGGCTCCTGCCAGAGAATGTGCCAGGCAGGGAGGTGGACGCAGCTTCCTGGTGCACACAGATCAACCAGAAACAGGAGAAGCTGTCGCGGAAGGAGAGGAAGCAGCGGGAGAGGGAGAGCAGGTACAAGAGCAGTGTCAATGCCGACCAGGAGGTGAGGCGCTGCTCCAACTGGCAGGAGTACAAAGCCCTCTTGGAGCAGAGGAGACAGCAGAGGGTTTGGAAGCGACCAGCACACCTCTGGGACCAAGCTGTCACACCGCTGCTGCGGCCAGAAGAAGTGACCTCACCAG CTGTGCTCCTCCAGCAGATCAGtgtgctgcagccctcccaCATCCTGGATGGAGCCTCCCG TGTTTCAATCCCATACCTGTGTGGGTGTGTTCccctgcaggctgcaggagGACCCAGAGGCCATGAAGATAGACTTCAACGTGTATCAAGCAGACGCTGTGTCCAAGTTTAA